A part of Crassostrea angulata isolate pt1a10 chromosome 5, ASM2561291v2, whole genome shotgun sequence genomic DNA contains:
- the LOC128183948 gene encoding low density lipoprotein receptor adapter protein 1-A-like isoform X3 encodes MKYLGSTLVEEEEDSHSYGDGVITKALQSVIAMAKSSGKKLPKVALTVSAKGIQICDMSNKQVLDEISIYRISFCSADKNFDKVFAFMARNSVNETMECHAYLCDKPKIAQAVTLTVSKAFELATDLHNEKAITSPNKETNKDADKTVAKSNNVKNSENKNSTVNQPIPRLSSPKASQDILSSKSHHSSKWQSFEDENLDEDDCFSMLAVGRSKGLQGFRTDLRQEDIDDGVSQYMNGNSSQLSSSKTSSMEDLMCL; translated from the exons ATGAAATATCTTGGATCCACCCTTGTAGAAGAGGAAGAAGACAGTCATAGCTATGGAGATGGTGTCATCACGAAAGCACTGCAAAGCGTCATTGCAATG GCAAAATCTTCAGGGAAAAAATTACCGAAAGTCGCACTGACTGTCTCTGCGAAAGGAATACAGATCTGTGATATGAGCAATAAACAGGTGCTTGATGAGATATCCATATATAG GATTTCTTTCTGTTCTGCTGATAAAAACTTTGACAAAGTGTTTGCTTTCATGGCCAGAAATTCTGTGAATGAGACCATGGAATGCCATGCCTATCTCTGTGATAAACCCAAAATA gcACAAGCGGTTACTCTGACAGTGTCAAAAGCATTTGAACTGGCAACTGATTTACATAACGAGAAAGCCATTACTAGTCCAAACAAAGAAACT aaTAAAGATGCTGATAAAACTGTTGCAAAGTCAAACAATGTTAAGAATTCAGAGAATAAAAATTCAACAG TAAATCAACCAATCCCTCGACTCTCTAGTCCCAAAGCCAGTCAAGATATCCTTAGTAGCAAATCACATCATAGTTCAAAATGG caAAGTTTTGAAGATGAGAATTTGGATGAAGATGATTGTTTTTCTAT GCTAGCTGTGGGGAGGAGCAAGGGCCTGCAGGGATTCAGAACTGACCTCAGACAGGAAGATATAGACGATGGCGTCAGCCAGTACATGAATGGTAACAGTTCTCAACTGTCTAGTTCAAAGACATCGTCTATGGAGGACTTGATGTGTCTGTGA
- the LOC128183459 gene encoding toll-like receptor 4: MRCILGFWIFLIWLETVVLSVFCYTEIKPSINCSFLANYSGCERKTFPESLHPNVDCIDLSGNMLTYVNKIEGLDNLFYMDLSSNILKTVDNGAFASLRKLEYLDISNNEHLGLAVLPNVTNGLNQTNIKVLKVDQISCPGGRSNILQRHHLSHLDNTSLLELSIATNRIETLEPCVLSRLPKSIKRLSIARNRLIAAAYVLEYHSLVNVEVINASLRNSPFPFLRTISGCKENLDILKNDTVYHPGNCQNDLQYPLWSNTSGRLISVSAPPSLRTLYVNSSKIFSTVVKFRILPNVVRQVYLQDNIIHSWIGPMHGVENITVLDMSKNFCANIGKDVGVNLTGLLTLKLAENALGPRFQFDLTGKIFRNLRQLQFLDISYNRLQALPFPFFKNLRSINHLYVSNNLLSDWCIAMGHMVNLTTLDLSKNRIGTISPRGMAELDLVLARGNLSINLRNNKLLCTCENLNFLEWMFVNRAHFKNIDLYTCSNAQKDYMNINFKQFSKSISQLKEKCKSYTLYYIIISVTGTCFLSVIFGVALYRNRWKIRYMRYTLFQRARDSHLLSSSSDDLFLYDAFVSYTSKDRDFVIKDMIQKLEQDNGVQLLIRDRSFIPGEFKCQQIVRSIQESRKTICVVSKRYLKSAWRDYELNMARVEGVEVRKSMRYVILILLPEVCSGGYPKKISDFLKRDCFIEYPDDPDGYEEFWQRLCSALQENAQD; encoded by the coding sequence ATGAGATGTATTCTCGGGTTTTGGATATTTCTGATCTGGCTGGAAACTGTGGTTCTTAGTGTTTTCTGTTACACGGAGATAAAGCCTTCAATTAATTGCAGTTTTTTGGCTAACTATTCTGGGTGCGAGCGTAAGACGTTTCCAGAGTCTCTTCATCCGAACGTGGACTGCATTGACTTGTCGGGTAACATGCTTACATATGTTAACAAAATTGAGGGATTAGATAACCTGTTTTATATGGATTTATCATCCAACATTCTGAAAACTGTTGACAATGGCGCTTTCGCGAGTTTACGAAAACTCGAGTACCTGGACATCTCCAATAACGAACATCTTGGATTAGCCGTGTTACCAAATGTAACAAACGGGTTAAACCAGACAAACATCAAAGTGTTGAAGGTTGACCAGATATCGTGTCCTGGCGGAAGAAGCAACATTCTCCAACGACATCATCTTTCACACCTGGACAACACGTCTCTTCTAGAACTAAGTATCGCCACTAATCGCATTGAAACACTAGAACCGTGCGTGCTGTCCCGCTTACCAAAATCCATCAAGAGGCTCTCTATCGCAAGGAACCGCTTGATAGCCGCGGCGTATGTTCTGGAGTATCATTCACTCGTTAATGTTGAAGTTATTAACGCCAGTCTAAGGAACAGCCCTTTTCCGTTTCTGAGGACCATTTCTGGATGTAAAGAAAACttggacattttaaaaaacgacACAGTTTATCATCCCGGTAATTGTCAAAATGATCTGCAATATCCTTTATGGTCCAACACATCGGGGCGGCTTATTTCCGTTTCAGCGCCCCCTTCTCTTCGCACATTGTACGTAAACTCGAGCAAAATTTTTTCAACGGTGGTCAAATTTCGGATCTTGCCAAACGTAGTTAGGCAAGTGTATCTTCAAGACAATATCATTCATTCGTGGATTGGGCCTATGCATGGTGTTGAAAACATAACCGTATTAGATATGTCAAAGAACTTTTGTGCGAACATCGGTAAAGACGTAGGTGTAAATCTAACTGGTTTACTGACACTTAAATTAGCAGAAAATGCCCTTGGTCCGCGATTTCAGTTTGACTTAACtggaaaaatatttagaaactTACGTCAACTTCAGTTTTTAGACATTTCGTACAATAGATTACAAGCGTTACCATTTCCGTTTTTCAAAAATCTGAGGAGTATTAATCACTTGTATGTTTCCAATAATCTGTTGTCTGACTGGTGTATTGCAATGGGACACATGGTTAACTTAACGACACTTGATTTATCCAAAAACAGAATCGGAACAATATCGCCGCGAGGAATGGCGGAACTAGATTTGGTTCTTGCAAGAGGTAACTTATCTATCAATTTGAGGAACAACAAATTACTCTGTACTTGTGAGAATTTAAATTTCCTGGAATGGATGTTCGTAAACAGAGcccatttcaaaaatattgatctATACACGTGCTCTAACGCTCAAAAAGATTAcatgaacattaattttaaacaattcagCAAGTCTATCAGCCAGCTAAAAGAGAAATGCAAATCGTATACCCTTTACTACATAATCATATCGGTAACAGGGACTTGCTTTCTGAGTGTCATTTTTGGTGTAGCTCTTTACCGCAACCGATGGAAAATTCGGTACATGAGATACACCCTGTTCCAGCGAGCTAGAGACAGCCACTTGCTGTCCTCGTCATCCGACGATTTGTTCCTGTACGATGCGTTCGTATCCTACACTAGCAAAGACAGGGACTTCGTGATAAAAGACATGATTCAGAAATTAGAACAAGACAACGGCGTTCAACTTCTTATCCGAGATCGGTCCTTCATACCAGGTGAATTCAAATGCCAACAGATCGTGCGCTCCATCCAAGAGAGCAGAAAAACGATATGTGTCGTCTCAAAACGATACCTGAAATCCGCTTGGAGGGACTATGAACTGAACATGGCTAGAGTAGAAGGAGTGGAGGTCAGGAAATCCATGAGATACGTCATTCTTATTCTTCTTCCCGAGGTTTGTAGCGGTGGCTATCCTAAGAAGATTTCGGATTTCTTAAAGAGAGACTGCTTCATTGAATACCCTGACGACCCTGATGGATACGAGGAGTTCTGGCAAAGGCTTTGTAGTGCTTTACAAGAGAACGCCCAGGATTAA
- the LOC128183948 gene encoding low density lipoprotein receptor adapter protein 1-A-like isoform X2, with protein sequence MEKLRKAMGRSPNTTKESRHEKLGEGWNENKEAVKDGITFHMKYLGSTLVEEEEDSHSYGDGVITKALQSVIAMAKSSGKKLPKVALTVSAKGIQICDMSNKQVLDEISIYRISFCSADKNFDKVFAFMARNSVNETMECHAYLCDKPKIAQAVTLTVSKAFELATDLHNEKAITSPNKETNKDADKTVAKSNNVKNSENKNSTVNQPIPRLSSPKASQDILSSKSHHSSKWQSFEDENLDEDDCFSMLAVGSGKDLQGYRNDLRQEDIDDGVSQ encoded by the exons ATGGAGAAGCTTAGAAAGGCCATGGGGCGTAGCCCAAACACAACCAAGGAAAGCAGACACGAAA AGTTGGGAGAAGGCTGGAATGAAAACAAGGAGGCGGTGAAAGACGGAATTACCTTCCACATGAAATATCTTGGATCCACCCTTGTAGAAGAGGAAGAAGACAGTCATAGCTATGGAGATGGTGTCATCACGAAAGCACTGCAAAGCGTCATTGCAATG GCAAAATCTTCAGGGAAAAAATTACCGAAAGTCGCACTGACTGTCTCTGCGAAAGGAATACAGATCTGTGATATGAGCAATAAACAGGTGCTTGATGAGATATCCATATATAG GATTTCTTTCTGTTCTGCTGATAAAAACTTTGACAAAGTGTTTGCTTTCATGGCCAGAAATTCTGTGAATGAGACCATGGAATGCCATGCCTATCTCTGTGATAAACCCAAAATA gcACAAGCGGTTACTCTGACAGTGTCAAAAGCATTTGAACTGGCAACTGATTTACATAACGAGAAAGCCATTACTAGTCCAAACAAAGAAACT aaTAAAGATGCTGATAAAACTGTTGCAAAGTCAAACAATGTTAAGAATTCAGAGAATAAAAATTCAACAG TAAATCAACCAATCCCTCGACTCTCTAGTCCCAAAGCCAGTCAAGATATCCTTAGTAGCAAATCACATCATAGTTCAAAATGG caAAGTTTTGAAGATGAGAATTTGGATGAAGATGATTGTTTTTCTAT
- the LOC128183948 gene encoding low density lipoprotein receptor adapter protein 1-A-like isoform X1 — translation MEKLRKAMGRSPNTTKESRHEKLGEGWNENKEAVKDGITFHMKYLGSTLVEEEEDSHSYGDGVITKALQSVIAMAKSSGKKLPKVALTVSAKGIQICDMSNKQVLDEISIYRISFCSADKNFDKVFAFMARNSVNETMECHAYLCDKPKIAQAVTLTVSKAFELATDLHNEKAITSPNKETNKDADKTVAKSNNVKNSENKNSTVNQPIPRLSSPKASQDILSSKSHHSSKWQSFEDENLDEDDCFSMLAVGRSKGLQGFRTDLRQEDIDDGVSQYMNGNSSQLSSSKTSSMEDLMCL, via the exons ATGGAGAAGCTTAGAAAGGCCATGGGGCGTAGCCCAAACACAACCAAGGAAAGCAGACACGAAA AGTTGGGAGAAGGCTGGAATGAAAACAAGGAGGCGGTGAAAGACGGAATTACCTTCCACATGAAATATCTTGGATCCACCCTTGTAGAAGAGGAAGAAGACAGTCATAGCTATGGAGATGGTGTCATCACGAAAGCACTGCAAAGCGTCATTGCAATG GCAAAATCTTCAGGGAAAAAATTACCGAAAGTCGCACTGACTGTCTCTGCGAAAGGAATACAGATCTGTGATATGAGCAATAAACAGGTGCTTGATGAGATATCCATATATAG GATTTCTTTCTGTTCTGCTGATAAAAACTTTGACAAAGTGTTTGCTTTCATGGCCAGAAATTCTGTGAATGAGACCATGGAATGCCATGCCTATCTCTGTGATAAACCCAAAATA gcACAAGCGGTTACTCTGACAGTGTCAAAAGCATTTGAACTGGCAACTGATTTACATAACGAGAAAGCCATTACTAGTCCAAACAAAGAAACT aaTAAAGATGCTGATAAAACTGTTGCAAAGTCAAACAATGTTAAGAATTCAGAGAATAAAAATTCAACAG TAAATCAACCAATCCCTCGACTCTCTAGTCCCAAAGCCAGTCAAGATATCCTTAGTAGCAAATCACATCATAGTTCAAAATGG caAAGTTTTGAAGATGAGAATTTGGATGAAGATGATTGTTTTTCTAT GCTAGCTGTGGGGAGGAGCAAGGGCCTGCAGGGATTCAGAACTGACCTCAGACAGGAAGATATAGACGATGGCGTCAGCCAGTACATGAATGGTAACAGTTCTCAACTGTCTAGTTCAAAGACATCGTCTATGGAGGACTTGATGTGTCTGTGA